In Phaseolus vulgaris cultivar G19833 chromosome 10, P. vulgaris v2.0, whole genome shotgun sequence, a single genomic region encodes these proteins:
- the LOC137818758 gene encoding protein NRT1/ PTR FAMILY 5.4-like, with translation MILWRSASSASGERLIYAGIVFLALGKSGQKLAENFLHYQLQQKINSKDQDTIPPNIWLTAPSIVGYIITISTFFIENDKTYEQVFRFAALLMGGAFLLFLFGCVWYRREELAGESNVRKIQRICKAGLRKRKSNYPTTGDSYYWKGYKQAHLYEHGEGLRLLPRVPRQFRWLDKPAILKAEEDHEDVSDAETQEKKGNLCTVKDVREVKSLVPMIYLFVAFFAHSLLMASRNTFFIAQAGSIEDTENRNYVWILILITDGMNKISRFVCFVIASAFGWFKGMENGGGRLKRKSGTIIRIGFGMSCAVVCGVVAWYFEHRRRDSKKGVTTVTLIPQFLLLGMSEGLVNGGLENLFKGHVAKSMWRFEDSFIEVVFGVGELLIIPFIFTSWIQNSVEESHLENLYLMLAILNAVFLLGFAYYSIRYTYGEECPEDEKVTVEETSETA, from the exons ATGATACTATGGAGATCTGCATCATCAGCTTCAGGAGAACGTTTGATCTATGCAGGCATAGTCTTCCTTGCATTAGGGAAGAGTGGACAAAAGCTTGCAGAAAATTTTCTTCATTATCAGTTGCAACAGAAAATCAATTCAAAAGATCAGGATACAATTCCTCCCAATATCTGGTTGACTGCTCCATCGATAGTGGGATAC ATCATAACAATTTCTACTTTTTTCATTGAAAATGACAAAACCTACGAGCAAGTCTTCAGATTCGCTGCACTACTCATGGGAGGGGCGTTTCTATTGTTCCTTTTTGGTTGTGTGTGGTACAGGCGCGAAGAACTAGCCGGAGAGAGCAATGTACGGAAGATTCAAAGAATCTGCAAAGCAGGTTTACGCAAACGAAAATCAAACTACCCGACCACAGGGGATTCTTATTACTGGAAGGGTTACAAGCAGGCCCATTTGTACGAGCACGGTGAGGGACTAAGGTTACTGCCACGAGTTCCACGTCAGTTCAGGTGGTTGGACAAACCAGCTATACTCAAAGCAGAAGAAGATCATGAAGATGTGAGTGATGCTGAGACGCAGGAAAAGAAAGGAAACCTTTGCACGGTGAAGGACGTGAGGGAAGTGAAGAGCCTTGTTCCTATGATTTACCTTTTCGTTGCCTTCTTTGCTCATAGCTTACTTATGGCTTCTCGGAACACTTTCTTTATTGCACAAGCGGGTTCAATCGAGGATACTGAAAATAGAAACTATGTCTGGATTCTCATTTTGATCACGGATGGCATGAACAAAATCTCACGGTTCGTCTGCTTTGTTATCGCTTCTGCATTTGGATGGTTTAAAGGTATGGAAAACGGTGGTGGTAGGTTGAAGAGAAAATCCGGAACAATTATAAGGATTGGTTTTGGCATGTCTTGTGCAGTAGTTTGCGGTGTCGTAGCATGGTACTTCGAACATCGTAGGCGGGATTCGAAAAAAGGTGTCACGACAGTTACGTTAATTCCGCAGTTTTTGTTGCTGGGAATGTCGGAGGGGCTTGTTAATGGTGGATTAGAGAATTTGTTCAAAGGCCACGTGGCGAAGTCGATGTGGCGTTTTGAGGATTCTTTTATAGAAGTGGTGTTTGGCGTTGGTGAACTTCTGATTATACCATTTATCTTCACTAGCTGGATCCAGAATAGTGTGGAAGAAAGCCATTTAGAAAATCTGTATCTCATGTTGGCAATATTGAACGCTGTTTTCCTTCTTGGTTTTGCATACTACTCCATCAGATATACATACGG GGAAGAGTGTCCAGAGGATGAAAAAGTTACGGTGGAAGAAACATCGGAAACTGCATAA
- the LOC137819079 gene encoding uncharacterized protein, whose product MALIITARRMRMYFQNHRIIVRTNYPIVKILTKPDLAGRMIGWTIELSEFHIQYQPRGAIKSQALADFAAELITSSAETEHSSWILYVDGSSNERSCGAGVVLEGPGEIVIEQALKFDFKASNNQAEYEAILAGLRLAQELEITKLICKSDSRLVIGQLNDEYEV is encoded by the coding sequence ATGGCCCTCATCATTACCGCCCGACGAATGCGTATGTATTTTCAGAATCATCGGATTATTGTTCGGACAAATTACCCTATTGTAAAGATCCTCACTAAGCCAGATTTAGCCGGACGAATGATCGGTTGGACGATCGAACTATCCGAATTCCATATTCAGTACCAACCACGCGGAGCGATCAAGTCGCAAGCTCTCGCCGACTTCGCAGCTGAACTCATTACTTCTTCAGCCGAGACCGAACATTCATCATGGATCTTATATGTTGATGGCTCCTCCAACGAGAGGTCGTGCGGCGCTGGAGTTGTTTTGGAAGGCCCCGGCGAGATTGTCATCGAGCAAGCCCTCAAATTCGACTTCAAAGCTTCAAACAAtcaggccgaatatgaagccatATTAGCCGGTCTACGTCTCGCTCAAGAATTagaaatcactaagttaatttGCAAAAGTGATTCTCGGCTTGTCATCGGTCAGCTTAACGACGAATATGAAGTCTGA